Part of the SAR324 cluster bacterium genome is shown below.
TAAACTCACATCATCATAACGAAAAACAATAGAGAACAGCAGAAAAAGAGGTAGCAGGAAAGCGGCAGGAGGTGCCATCCTATTTGTCATCGTCCAGAAGAAAATATTCTCTGAGGCTGCCAACTTCCATCTCGATAGTGCATATGTCGCCATAATGGCTAGAATGGTAACCAGTATAGCATTACAAGATGCAACTATGATTGAGTTCCACAAGTATTCTGCATAGACTCCATCAACAAAAGGCTTTGTGAAATTTTTCCAATAAATTTTTTCAAAAAAAGTTGGTGAAAAATCTGGTTTTCCAAATAGTTCAACAGGACTTCTAGTTGAAACAACGAACATCCAATAAATTGGAATTATCGTAATCATCGAAAGAATGCTCCAAATGATAAATTTTACTAACTTTTTCAAATTTTTAATCATTATTCTGTTTTGAAGTCATAACTACGTAAAGTAACCAACAAATCACAATTGTTATATAAAGTAGAAATATCGACATTGCAGAACCATAGCCATAGAATCGACTTTCAAACACTGACCTCCAGATATGAATTCCAGCTAGTCGAGTTTCTACACCAGGACCTCCACTCGTTAACATCCAGATCTCATCAACTGCCTTCAGAGAATCCATTAACCTGATGAAGACTACAACGAGTAGCACGGGTACCATCATAGGAAGAGTGAGATGAAAGAAAATTTGAATTCCATTAGCCCCATCCATTTTAGCTGATTCATATGGGTCTTTTGGCAAAGCACTCAATCCTGCTAATAGCGTCAAAGTAACAAACGGTGTCCAATGCCATATGTCCATAAACACAATCATCCAGAATGCCTGATCCGCGTCTCTCCCATAATTAAAAGAGTACCCGAACCATTCTTTCAAGAAATGAGGGAATGGGCCGAAGCCTGAAACTGTAAACAGCTTGAAGATCGATCCAACAACGATGGGAGCTACTACTAAGGGGAGGGTATGAACGATTCTAAATAAAGGTCTGAACGGGAAACTTTCTCTCAAAGATAAGGCTAATAAAAATCCAATTATGAATTCAAAAAAAAGTGTGGTGAAGGCGTATTTAATTGATCGCCAGACACTCAACAAAAAATCTTCATCGAAAACTAATTTTCTAAAATTATCCCCTGCAATAAAAGTCATTTCATCTGACTTTCCTAAGGGATTCCAATTATAGAAACTTACGATTAAAACATAAATAAATGGTAGTAACCCAACAATCAGTAGAATGACGATTGTGGGTGAAAGGAGATACCAAGGAATTCTTTTAGAACCAACCACGATTTAGTGAGTTTACATTGTTTGTTTTAAATGGGGCTGATTGGTAATCAGCCCCAGAAAAGTTACTCCGCGTATTCCAATTCTTTCATAAGCTCGTCCACTGCTGCTGCTGCTTGATCCAGAGCCTCTTCTGGAGTCAACTCACCGGCAAGTGCTTTGAAAATGAATGGATCAATTGCGGCTCGACCTGCTCCATGAAATGGATAGGGAGGAGCACCTGCGAAAAGATAACCAGTATCTCTCATCAAAGTGAAATAAGCATCTGCCTTTGCATCAACTGCTACAACTTTTGGATCAG
Proteins encoded:
- a CDS encoding carbohydrate ABC transporter permease, with product MIKNLKKLVKFIIWSILSMITIIPIYWMFVVSTRSPVELFGKPDFSPTFFEKIYWKNFTKPFVDGVYAEYLWNSIIVASCNAILVTILAIMATYALSRWKLAASENIFFWTMTNRMAPPAAFLLPLFLLFSIVFRYDDVSLFDTKLGLILLYCVFNLPFAIWLLKGIFDGIPRELDEAVLIDGGNYFTIIFRIIIPQAAPGIAITALLSWIFAWNEYLLAATLTSVYARTIPTGLAEFVTTTGTNWGAMAAVGFVSMLPALVFISLVQRHIVSGLTFGAVKG
- a CDS encoding sugar ABC transporter permease produces the protein MVGSKRIPWYLLSPTIVILLIVGLLPFIYVLIVSFYNWNPLGKSDEMTFIAGDNFRKLVFDEDFLLSVWRSIKYAFTTLFFEFIIGFLLALSLRESFPFRPLFRIVHTLPLVVAPIVVGSIFKLFTVSGFGPFPHFLKEWFGYSFNYGRDADQAFWMIVFMDIWHWTPFVTLTLLAGLSALPKDPYESAKMDGANGIQIFFHLTLPMMVPVLLVVVFIRLMDSLKAVDEIWMLTSGGPGVETRLAGIHIWRSVFESRFYGYGSAMSIFLLYITIVICWLLYVVMTSKQNND